The genomic stretch TTAGGCGAAATCGTATCTGCAGAGAAAAGTGTGGCGGTATGGCAACGTCAAGTTGATAAAACCATTGCAACCTATTTTGAAAACACCTTTGAATCACTGGGTTTAGGTATACGTAGTGTGTTCTCAATGGCGTCACTTAAAAATAACCTTAATGAACTGCTGCCGGAAGCTAATGGTAAAACGGCAGCCATCAATGATGTCTATTTATTAGCCGATATGTTGACCTGTTTATTTGACTGCGATGGCGTTGGTTTACGACTTGCCCCTCTCTGTGAGGCTATGTGTCCTAAACTTCATGTCGATAAAATTGCGGTTCGTATGGTTAGCACTTATTTAGGCGAGGGCACCGAGTGGCTTCCCAATGAAAAAATAGTTCCAGCAGCTCAGGCGGGTACTGGTAAAGTTATTAAAACCGCAGTGCATCAAGGTTATTACAACAGTAAAGACATCAAACAACTTAATGCCTTTGATGTCGCATTGCTGAAAGGCAGCGCGTGGGGAGACAATGAAAGTATGTCTGCTATTCACCGCTCGTGCCAAGTGCCAAGCAATAGCAAACGCGTTTTATTGACCCTTGATCCACTTCAAAGTTGATAAAAAACGGCTGCAACTCATGGCGACTGAAAAAACGTCAAACTTGTTTAATCCTGCTTCGAGGAGCAGTTGCATTTCATTATGCGTTGCCAAACCTCATTGCTAAGACATAGGTGTGGTTCGCTGCATGCTTGCGTTGAATAGAGGTTGTTTTGCGGTATTGCGTTGCTCACACCTTAACAGCGCGTATGAGCAACCAAACTTGCTGTGATCACTCTGTTTTCTCTTTAAACTCGCACAGGTCTTCAATAATACAGCTGCCACACTTTGGTTTACGCGCGGTACACACATAGCGGCCGTGGAGAATAAGCCAGTGGTGAACGTCCACTTTAAACTCTTTTGGTACCACCTTTTCTAGCTTTTGCTCTACAGCAACCACGTCTTTACCCATAGCAAATTTGGTGCGGTTAGACACGCGGAAAATATGGGTGTCGACGGCAATGGTGGGCCAGCCGAAGGCGGTGTTGAGTACTACGTTTGCGGTTTTGCGACCCACACCTGGAAGGGCTTCTAAGGCTTCGCGATTTTCGGGCACTTCAGAGCCATGTTTATCCACCAGGATTTGACACATTTTATAGACGTTGTTGGCTTTGGAGTTAAATAGGCCAATGGTCTTGATGTAGTCTTTTAAACCCTCAAGTCCTAAAGCCAATATTTTTTCTGGTGTATTGGCCACAGGAAATAGCTTACGAGTCGCTTTATTAACCCCGACATCGGTGGCCTGGGCTGATAAGGTGACGGCGACGAGCAGCTCAAACGGTGAGGAATATTCAAGCTCAGTTTCTGGATTCGGGTTTTCATCCCGTAGCCGTGTGAGTATTTCTATGCGTTTTTGTTTATTCATACGGTTTACTTGCTTGTTGTGGCGGGGCGTATTGGTGACGGCAATAGCACCCCTTACGTGTTATAAATCGTTAATCGAGATTGGTCACTCGAGCCCTAGGGCCTTTTACTTCTTCGGCGCTAGGAGCTGCCTTGGCTTTGATTTGCTCATCGATAATGTTTTTGGCAGCAATTAAAAACCCTAAGCCTAAGAAGGCACCAGGTGGCAAAATCGCGACTAAAAATTGATGGTCAAAGGTAAATACTTCTATTCTAAGCGCCTGTGCCCAGTCTCCTAGTAATAGCTCAGCACCGTCAAATAGCGTGCCTTGGCCCAGCAATTCGCGCATGGCCCCAAGTACCACCAATACCAGTGCAAAGCCAAACCCCATCATCAGGCCATCCCACACCGACAGCAGTGGTGTGTTTTTTGAGGCAAACGCTTCGGCGCGACCGATAATGGCGCAGTTAGTAACAATCAGAGGAATAAAGATCCCCAGAGATTGATATAAGCCAAAGGTGTAAGCGTTCATCAACAGTTGCACAATAGTAACGAACGCGGCAATGATCATAACAAAAACGGGGATTCGAATGTCTTTAGGAACCCAATTTCTCACCACCGACACGGTTAAATTCGAACCCACCAATACCAGTAAGGTTGCGATACCCAAACCTAAGGCATTGGTAATGGTTGAGGTTACCGCGAGTAATGGGCACAGCCCTAAAAGCTGCACTAGGGCAGGGTTATTTTGCCAGGTGCCTTCTTGAAATAATGACTTCCACTGACTCATGGTGTCACCTCGCAGGTATTTTCGGCGCTAAACAAGACATCAAAGTGTGTTTGAGCATACCAAGCCGCTTGATTTACCGAGGTGACCACCGCCCGTGGCGTGATAGTGGCACCGGTAAAAGAATCGAACTGGCCGCCATCTTTTTTAACTTGGAATTGAGTGTCTTCGCCACTGGTCACTTGGGTGCCATTGAAGCTGGTGATCCAATCTGATTTAGCTAACTCGACCTTGTCACCAAGCCCTGGCGTTTCTTCGTGACGAGTAACTCGCACGCCACTAATATTGCCTGAGCTATCTACTGCAGTCAGAATATCTATGTTACCGCTGTAGCCATTGGGTGTCACATGGCGTACTAACAAAGCAGAAGGCTCTCCGTTGCGTGTTGCACGATAAATCGTGTGTGGGCCTCCTGGACCTAATGCATCTGCATCGCTGGTGGTGCAGTCTAAATAAAGTTGGTTGTCATAAGCCTCAGGTGCTACCACTTGAGTGAGCAGCTTCATTAAATGGCGTTGCTCCTGATTGGCAATTTCGCCTTTGGTGAGGTCATTGACCAATGCCACGGCGCCGGTGGTCACCAACGCAAAGGCGGTTAAGATAAGGCCGTTCTTTTGCATCGACTGTAAAATCATGATTTAGCTCCATGACCGTATGTGCGCGGTTGTGTGTAGTGATCGATTAAAGGCACTGCCATGTTCATCATCACCACGGCAAACGCCACCGCATCTGGGTAGCCACCAAACTGACGGATAACGTAAACAATTAACCCTATCGCGGCACCATATATCAACCGGCCGCGGTCAGTGGTCGAGGCAGAAACCGGATCGGTGGCAATAAAAAATGCCCCTAACATGGCGCCACCACTGAGTAAGTGGAATAACATGCCCGGCTCTGACTGGGGCGCAACAATATAGCCAATGGCGCTGGCGAAGGCCAAAGTGGCGATAAAAGCAACCGGAATATGCCAGTTGATTATTTTGTTTTTAAGCAAGTACAAGCCACCTAATAAGAAGGCCAAATTAACGTATTGCCAACCCTTGCCTGCGTATTCAGAAAAGCTGGGGCCTTGCATCGCTTCGCTTACTGTTAATCCCTGAGCCGTAGCGGTTTTCACGCTGTCTAGCGGCGTTGCTGCTGTGGCGCCATCGACTACGGCGGTGCGCCACGCTTCTAAGCTTTCACCTTGGCTTGTAACTTCGGTAAAAATTAACGCCACTTGGTCAATTATGCTGGGCTCAGTCAACATTAACGTTTGTACTGGAGACCATGAAGTCATTTGCACCGGGAAGGAGATCAGCAGCAAAACATAGCCTGCCATAGCTGGGTTAAACAGGTTAAAGCCCAAGCCACCGTAAAGCTGCTTAACAATAGCAATGGCAAAGAAACAGCCAATCACAATAACCCACCAAGGCGCTAGCGGCGGAATGCTAATGGCTAGCAGTAACCCCGTTAGCCAAGCACTGCCATCACTTAAACTGGGCCAGACTGCGCGTCCTCGCAGTTTTAATACTAAGGCCTCAGATAGGCTTACTGTAATAAGCGCCAGCAGCAGCTGCACTAGCACTCCTATACCAAAAAAGTAAGTTTGTACTAACACACCAGGTATGCAGGCTGCCATAACGGTTAGCATTAAGCGGCTAACGGATTTATGGCTGTGGTTATGCGGTGATGAAGCCATGGTTAATTTCATGACGGCTCATTTCCTTCTTGTTCTTGCGCTTGTTTCTTTGCTTTTGCACGTGCTATAGCGGCTTTGACAGCAGCCTTTTTCTTGTCTTCAGGGCTTTGCTGTGGCGCCTCTTGAGTCGAGCTTTGTGGCTCAGAAGTCGCGCTTTGGTCGTCGTCTAACTGTTGCTGCTGTTGTTTTTCTGCCTTTTTTGCCTTTGCTCGGGCAATGGCGGCGGCCACCGCGGCTTTGCGCGGATCTTCTGGCTCATCAGCGGCAGTTTCAGACGGTGCTGTGCTTGGTTCATCGGTATTGCTATCTGTTGCCTCGGCTTGTTCCTTGGCTGCCTTTTTCGCTTTAGCGCGGGCAATGGCGGCGGCAACGGCGGCTTTGCGCGGATCTTCTGGCTCGTCAGCGGCAGCTTCAGATGGTGCTGTGCTTGGTTCATCGGTATTGCTATCTGCTGCCTCGGCTTGTTCCTTAGCGGCTTTTTTCGCTTTGGCGCGGGCAATGGCGGCGGCTACCGCAGCTTTACGTGGATCTTCTGGCTCTTCGGACGTGGTTTCAGGCTCTGCTGGTTCGTCTTGTTCCTTGGCCGCTTTTTTCGCTTTAGCACGGGCAATGGCGGCGGCTACCGCAGCTTTACGTGGATCTTCCGGCTCTGCAGATGCTGCTTTACTTGGTTCTCGCGTTTCGCTGTCTGCAGCCTGGTCTTGCTCCTTCTCTGCCTTTTTCGCTTTAGCGCGAGCAATAGCGGCAGCCACGGCGGCTTTTTTATCGTTAGGCTCAGCAGTGCTGTCCGCGTTGCCATCGGATTGTGCGGCCGCTTTTTTGGCCTTGGCACGGGCAATGGCGGCAGCAACGGCGTCTTTTTTATCACTCGGCTCTTGTTGCTCAGCTTTGGCTTCTTTGTACTTTCGAGCTTGCTCTTTGCGTTTGGCGCGCTCTGCCGCCACGGCGCTGTTATCCGGCTCCAGTTCACCTTCTTGATTGCGCTTGGCTTTGGCTCGCGCAATGGCGGCTTGCACTGCAGACTTGTCGTTTTGTTTATCTTTTACACGCGACAGCGCTTCTTGCACTTTATCTTTGTCAGCGGCTTTTGGCTTAGCACCGGCGGCACGGCGCTTATGTTTGTTCTGGCGCTCTTCTTGCTCGCGTTGTAGCCGTTCTTTACGCGCTTCAAAGCGCTCTTTGGCGCGTTCAGCTTTGACTTTTTCGAGCTTTTGCTCACGAATATCGGCTTTGGCTACGCGGTAATATTGTACCAGTGGAATTTCACTGGGGCAGACGTACGAACAGGCACCGCACTCAATGCAGTCAAATAGGTTGTATTCTTCCAGTTTGTCGTACTCTTTGCCCTTAGCAAACCACTGCAACTGTTGCGGCAGTAGGCTTTGTGGACAGGCGTCTGCGCAGGCGCTGCAACGGATGCAGGCTTTTTCGTCGCCTGGAGCTGCCAGTTCTTGATTGTCTGGCGCTAAAATACAGTTGGTGGTTTTTACCACGGGAATACGCACCGATGGCAAGGTAAAGCCCATCATGGGGCCGCCCATTATCACTCGCTGCGCAGGCACTGGCGAAAACCCTTGGCAATCCAGCAGGTGCTTAATTTCCGTGCCCAGTAAGGCCCAGACATTATTTGGCTTGGTAATGGTATTTCCGGTTACGGTCACCACGCGTTCAATTAATGGTTTACCCTCAAAAATCGCTTGCCAAATGGCATACAAGGTACCGACATTTTGCACTAACACGCCAATATCAGCGGGAATGCCAGGGCTGGGGACTTCTTTTGATGTCAGCACTTTGATGAGTTGTTTCTCACCACCAGAAGGGTATTTAGTGGGCACGGCACGAACCAAAATGTCTTGGTTGTGTTGCGCCGCAGCGCTGATGGCTTGAATGGCTTCTGGTTTGTTATCTTCAATGCCGAACAGTACTTTTTGGGGCTTCAGTATGCGTTGCAATACTTCGATGCCGGCCACAATTTCTTTAGCATGCTCACGCATTAAGCGGTCATCGGCGGTGATGTAAGGCTCACATTCAACGCCATTCACCACTAGGTATTCAATTGCTTTAGGGCTGTCGGCTTTAACGTAGGTTGGAAATCCAGCACCACCCATACCCGCAATACCTGACTGGTGAATGATCTCGATGATTTCTTTATTTTCCAGCTTGCTCAAGTCGCTGATTGGCGTTAAAGGT from Pseudoalteromonas sp. UG3-2 encodes the following:
- the rsxC gene encoding electron transport complex subunit RsxC, coding for MDTLLEQIENGKLWQFPGGIHPPEQKTLSNQGALTRLPLPDKLILPLKQHIGANGSLLVQAGDSVLKGQALTAPGTNWSLPVHAPTSGTIEDIRSMPSAHPSALPELSIILRPDGADKWAPLTPISDLSKLENKEIIEIIHQSGIAGMGGAGFPTYVKADSPKAIEYLVVNGVECEPYITADDRLMREHAKEIVAGIEVLQRILKPQKVLFGIEDNKPEAIQAISAAAQHNQDILVRAVPTKYPSGGEKQLIKVLTSKEVPSPGIPADIGVLVQNVGTLYAIWQAIFEGKPLIERVVTVTGNTITKPNNVWALLGTEIKHLLDCQGFSPVPAQRVIMGGPMMGFTLPSVRIPVVKTTNCILAPDNQELAAPGDEKACIRCSACADACPQSLLPQQLQWFAKGKEYDKLEEYNLFDCIECGACSYVCPSEIPLVQYYRVAKADIREQKLEKVKAERAKERFEARKERLQREQEERQNKHKRRAAGAKPKAADKDKVQEALSRVKDKQNDKSAVQAAIARAKAKRNQEGELEPDNSAVAAERAKRKEQARKYKEAKAEQQEPSDKKDAVAAAIARAKAKKAAAQSDGNADSTAEPNDKKAAVAAAIARAKAKKAEKEQDQAADSETREPSKAASAEPEDPRKAAVAAAIARAKAKKAAKEQDEPAEPETTSEEPEDPRKAAVAAAIARAKAKKAAKEQAEAADSNTDEPSTAPSEAAADEPEDPRKAAVAAAIARAKAKKAAKEQAEATDSNTDEPSTAPSETAADEPEDPRKAAVAAAIARAKAKKAEKQQQQQLDDDQSATSEPQSSTQEAPQQSPEDKKKAAVKAAIARAKAKKQAQEQEGNEPS
- the nth gene encoding endonuclease III, with the translated sequence MNKQKRIEILTRLRDENPNPETELEYSSPFELLVAVTLSAQATDVGVNKATRKLFPVANTPEKILALGLEGLKDYIKTIGLFNSKANNVYKMCQILVDKHGSEVPENREALEALPGVGRKTANVVLNTAFGWPTIAVDTHIFRVSNRTKFAMGKDVVAVEQKLEKVVPKEFKVDVHHWLILHGRYVCTARKPKCGSCIIEDLCEFKEKTE
- a CDS encoding DUF1826 domain-containing protein produces the protein MQKTSNLLPDPFSGWESESMLASSAAPAASWEAGTSPVSLGEIVSAEKSVAVWQRQVDKTIATYFENTFESLGLGIRSVFSMASLKNNLNELLPEANGKTAAINDVYLLADMLTCLFDCDGVGLRLAPLCEAMCPKLHVDKIAVRMVSTYLGEGTEWLPNEKIVPAAQAGTGKVIKTAVHQGYYNSKDIKQLNAFDVALLKGSAWGDNESMSAIHRSCQVPSNSKRVLLTLDPLQS
- a CDS encoding electron transport complex subunit E, with amino-acid sequence MSQWKSLFQEGTWQNNPALVQLLGLCPLLAVTSTITNALGLGIATLLVLVGSNLTVSVVRNWVPKDIRIPVFVMIIAAFVTIVQLLMNAYTFGLYQSLGIFIPLIVTNCAIIGRAEAFASKNTPLLSVWDGLMMGFGFALVLVVLGAMRELLGQGTLFDGAELLLGDWAQALRIEVFTFDHQFLVAILPPGAFLGLGFLIAAKNIIDEQIKAKAAPSAEEVKGPRARVTNLD
- the rsxG gene encoding electron transport complex subunit RsxG; this encodes MILQSMQKNGLILTAFALVTTGAVALVNDLTKGEIANQEQRHLMKLLTQVVAPEAYDNQLYLDCTTSDADALGPGGPHTIYRATRNGEPSALLVRHVTPNGYSGNIDILTAVDSSGNISGVRVTRHEETPGLGDKVELAKSDWITSFNGTQVTSGEDTQFQVKKDGGQFDSFTGATITPRAVVTSVNQAAWYAQTHFDVLFSAENTCEVTP
- the rsxD gene encoding electron transport complex subunit RsxD, which produces MKLTMASSPHNHSHKSVSRLMLTVMAACIPGVLVQTYFFGIGVLVQLLLALITVSLSEALVLKLRGRAVWPSLSDGSAWLTGLLLAISIPPLAPWWVIVIGCFFAIAIVKQLYGGLGFNLFNPAMAGYVLLLISFPVQMTSWSPVQTLMLTEPSIIDQVALIFTEVTSQGESLEAWRTAVVDGATAATPLDSVKTATAQGLTVSEAMQGPSFSEYAGKGWQYVNLAFLLGGLYLLKNKIINWHIPVAFIATLAFASAIGYIVAPQSEPGMLFHLLSGGAMLGAFFIATDPVSASTTDRGRLIYGAAIGLIVYVIRQFGGYPDAVAFAVVMMNMAVPLIDHYTQPRTYGHGAKS